A genome region from Nicotiana tabacum cultivar K326 chromosome 13, ASM71507v2, whole genome shotgun sequence includes the following:
- the LOC107825137 gene encoding uncharacterized protein LOC107825137: MDDRKEKTEPWLSVPQFGDWDQKGVMPDYSMDFSKIRENRKQNKRDLSRASLGNEEELISSTNKNANTGHHHSAHSDDLHYHQNHSPTTRRSIFSYFNCCVKA, translated from the exons ATGGATGATCGCAAAGAG AAGACAGAACCATGGCTATCAGTGCCACAATTTGGAGACTGGGACCAAAAGGGTGTAATGCCAGATTACTCTATGGATTTCTCAAAGATAAGAGAGAATAGGAAACAGAACAAAAGGGATTTGTCAAGAGCAAGTCTTGGAAATGAGGAAGAACTCATTTCCTCAACTAATAAAAATGCAAATACAGGCCATCATCACTCAGCCCACAGTGATGATCTCCATTACCATCAAAACCACTCTCCAACT ACAAGAAGAAGCATCTTCAGCTACTTCAACTGCTGTGTGAAAGCTTGA